One Tunturibacter gelidoferens genomic region harbors:
- a CDS encoding MarC family protein, with amino-acid sequence MLLLWKYFALGFSALLPLINPLGSALIFLGLVGAAPIDIYRGLARRIAINTVIFFAVIELIGSYLLGFFGISLPIVQVSGGIVIAMIAWSLLNQPDSTPSPEKTEAAAPAVTPAEIDSLQQKAFYPFTFPITAGPGCIVVMLTLSVHTEQTTLEDKVLAHLGLFIAVIVLSALIYLCYAYAPKIARTISPATAHGILRVVAFILLCIGVQIAWNGLSGLFTELLKKS; translated from the coding sequence ATGCTTCTGCTCTGGAAATACTTCGCCCTTGGATTCAGCGCGCTTCTGCCGCTCATCAACCCCCTCGGCTCCGCGCTGATCTTCCTTGGTCTCGTCGGCGCTGCACCCATTGACATCTATCGTGGCCTCGCCCGCCGCATCGCAATCAACACCGTAATCTTCTTCGCCGTTATCGAACTCATCGGTTCTTATCTTCTCGGCTTCTTCGGCATTTCGCTTCCCATCGTTCAAGTCTCGGGAGGCATCGTCATCGCCATGATCGCCTGGTCGCTCCTGAATCAACCGGACAGCACCCCCAGCCCAGAGAAGACCGAAGCCGCGGCCCCCGCCGTAACACCTGCAGAGATCGACAGCCTTCAACAAAAAGCCTTCTATCCCTTCACCTTCCCGATCACCGCCGGCCCTGGCTGTATCGTAGTTATGCTCACCCTCAGCGTGCACACGGAACAGACAACTCTCGAAGACAAAGTCCTCGCCCATCTAGGCCTCTTCATCGCCGTCATCGTGCTCAGCGCTCTTATCTATCTGTGTTACGCCTATGCTCCCAAAATCGCCCGCACCATCTCGCCGGCGACCGCGCACGGCATCCTTCGCGTCGTGGCCTTCATTCTGCTCTGCATCGGAGTTCAAATAGCATGGAATGGCCTCAGCGGTCTGTTCACCGAGCTTCTAAAGAAATCGTAA
- a CDS encoding FKBP-type peptidyl-prolyl cis-trans isomerase, translating to MIAKLPSIALLAAFTTVATAQTTPKATTTTPHHTTAAKTATTPPNIPKVVGLPKPLYTLRYIDTKIGTGGPAEERKYYTVHYTGWLTNGTKFDSSFDHPGGEPITFPYGAHRVIMGWDTGFQGMHVGGKRRLFVPYQLAYGESGRPPVIPAKADLIFDVELVSMSDTPPQPKQAPVPPNAAPKPSETPAQPSATPPAQTPSTPPAKPATDTPPANPTSPTPPSTTPPHPETL from the coding sequence ATGATTGCAAAGCTCCCCTCGATCGCCCTTTTGGCCGCTTTTACAACCGTCGCCACCGCCCAAACCACCCCAAAAGCAACCACGACCACCCCGCACCACACCACCGCTGCAAAGACCGCAACCACGCCGCCCAACATCCCCAAGGTAGTCGGACTCCCCAAGCCTCTCTACACGCTCAGGTATATCGACACCAAAATCGGCACCGGAGGCCCCGCTGAAGAGCGCAAGTACTACACTGTCCACTACACCGGCTGGCTCACCAACGGCACCAAGTTCGACTCCTCCTTCGATCACCCCGGCGGCGAACCGATAACCTTCCCCTACGGCGCGCACCGCGTCATCATGGGCTGGGACACAGGTTTTCAAGGCATGCATGTCGGCGGCAAGCGCCGCCTCTTCGTCCCGTACCAACTGGCCTACGGAGAATCCGGCCGGCCTCCCGTCATCCCGGCGAAAGCAGACCTCATCTTCGACGTCGAGCTGGTCTCCATGTCCGACACTCCACCGCAGCCAAAGCAGGCTCCCGTTCCTCCAAATGCAGCGCCGAAGCCATCCGAGACACCCGCGCAGCCCTCCGCCACTCCGCCCGCGCAGACCCCGTCCACTCCGCCGGCCAAGCCAGCAACCGATACGCCACCCGCAAACCCGACGTCCCCGACCCCTCCATCAACCACTCCCCCGCATCCTGAGACCCTCTAG
- a CDS encoding response regulator — translation MSLDIFASERVAAELSPSRILLVDDDPDMRALTRTFLEHEGYGVFSSGDAERAAQIFRSVPEIDLLVTDLYMPGRSGMELARELKVIRSELPVLMISGGMVDGAQKLRLEQEGWSFLAKPFRLPELLSTVHRILAPMEAQRWREAR, via the coding sequence ATGTCGCTAGATATTTTTGCCTCTGAGCGTGTTGCCGCTGAGCTTTCGCCGAGCAGGATTTTGCTGGTCGATGACGATCCGGATATGCGCGCGTTGACGCGGACGTTCCTTGAACATGAAGGTTATGGGGTTTTTAGTTCGGGGGACGCGGAACGGGCAGCACAGATCTTTCGCAGCGTGCCGGAGATCGATCTGTTGGTGACGGATTTGTATATGCCCGGCAGGTCGGGCATGGAACTGGCACGCGAGTTGAAGGTGATCCGTAGTGAGTTGCCGGTACTGATGATTTCGGGTGGGATGGTGGATGGCGCGCAGAAGTTGCGGTTGGAACAGGAGGGTTGGAGTTTCCTGGCGAAGCCGTTCCGATTGCCGGAGTTGTTGAGCACAGTGCATCGGATTCTTGCGCCGATGGAGGCGCAGAGGTGGAGAGAGGCGCGTTAA
- a CDS encoding GNAT family N-acetyltransferase, with translation MSHTSTPALGSDLATQLRTATPEDTGRLVPFINRAFARDNYFKRTERTNAEQVAEYLQKGTLLLKEDGDGLLGLIYIELRDNDHGYIGMVAVDPGWQSMGTGRELMKAGEQLCRDHDCRLIEISVIDLRPELLAWYQRQGYKIVGEAPYIRPEVLILPCHFILMEKELRPTNQER, from the coding sequence TTGTCCCATACATCGACACCGGCACTCGGGTCAGACCTCGCCACTCAACTTAGGACGGCCACGCCTGAAGACACTGGTCGACTGGTGCCCTTCATCAATCGCGCCTTCGCCCGCGACAACTATTTCAAGCGCACCGAACGAACCAACGCTGAACAGGTCGCGGAATATCTTCAGAAAGGCACCCTTCTCCTCAAGGAAGATGGAGATGGATTGCTCGGTTTGATATACATCGAGCTGCGCGATAACGACCACGGCTATATTGGCATGGTTGCCGTCGATCCCGGCTGGCAAAGCATGGGAACCGGCAGAGAGTTGATGAAGGCAGGCGAGCAACTCTGTCGCGACCACGACTGCCGTCTCATCGAGATCTCCGTTATCGATCTCAGGCCGGAACTCCTCGCGTGGTATCAGAGACAAGGTTACAAAATCGTTGGCGAAGCTCCTTACATACGCCCTGAAGTTCTCATCCTGCCGTGCCACTTCATCTTAATGGAAAAAGAACTCCGACCCACCAACCAAGAGCGCTAA
- the lptF gene encoding LPS export ABC transporter permease LptF: protein MRIITRYILREVTSHALLGGALFTFIIFMRDLGRILEFVVRDSATMGDVARIIAFTLPPALTVTIPMAVLVGILLGLSRLAADSEITAMRASGMGAIDFVRIVSIVSAVALALGLFNSLYLAPRAASGLIALGESLKSSQASFEVQPRVFYEEFKDRVLYIQDVSPAAGAALWHHVFLADLTEPADPHITTADQAVVVNGAPNTQDAQTIRLHLLNGGQHDTSSSDPNQYNISTFTSTDVPIETEAPEDAHLGRVNTPIQALSLPELWRRANAIKASSGHESSVYRIEFNKRFSYPFACLVLMLVGVPLGISSKRGGKSTGFVLTILLVFIYYFLSSVGVAFAQSGKLSPFLGVWGANLLFAAAGAILLYQMSRGGIALSLVSTIGVWLSKLITRLTSNGHESANVRSRYDVATLLRRFRSIVRIQFPLLLDDYVMREYATNFAIVLSSFSTLFLIFTFFELIGPIFKNRTPLITVGEYLVTLIPYILYNITPLCALVAVLVTFGSLSRTSELTAMKSSGISLYRIITPVLVVTILISAGLFAFDELYLPAANRRQEALLSIIKDKPTQTFSRPDRQWISGQTNNAGEPSRIFYYQYFNAEKDTFANLTVFEFDPASFTLQRRIFAATAQWDPKVNNWVFDNGWQRTFSGETIASYQPFTVATFPEIREQPGYFKKEYIPSQEMSYTELSRYITDLKQSGFDTKRLSVQLNKKIAYPLITLVMAILAIPFALSMGKKGSLTGIATAIGLAITYWVIALIFESLGNVNTLPAVLAAWTPDLLFSITGAYLLLRTPT, encoded by the coding sequence ATGCGCATCATCACCCGGTACATTCTCCGCGAAGTCACCTCGCACGCCCTCCTCGGCGGAGCCCTCTTTACCTTCATCATCTTCATGCGCGACCTCGGCCGTATCCTCGAGTTCGTCGTACGCGACTCCGCCACTATGGGGGATGTTGCCCGCATCATTGCCTTCACCCTTCCTCCAGCCCTCACCGTCACCATCCCCATGGCCGTTCTGGTCGGCATCCTTCTGGGCCTCTCCCGCCTGGCCGCTGACAGCGAAATCACCGCAATGCGCGCCAGCGGCATGGGAGCCATCGACTTCGTCCGCATCGTCTCCATCGTCTCCGCGGTGGCCCTCGCGCTGGGCCTCTTTAACTCGCTGTATCTCGCCCCACGCGCCGCCTCCGGCCTCATCGCCCTCGGAGAATCTTTGAAGTCTTCGCAGGCCTCCTTCGAGGTTCAGCCCCGCGTCTTCTACGAAGAGTTCAAAGACCGCGTCCTCTACATTCAGGACGTCAGCCCCGCAGCCGGAGCCGCTCTCTGGCATCACGTCTTCCTCGCCGACCTCACCGAGCCAGCCGATCCCCACATCACCACCGCCGACCAGGCCGTCGTCGTCAACGGCGCGCCCAACACGCAGGACGCCCAAACCATCCGCCTTCATCTGCTCAACGGCGGCCAGCACGACACCTCCTCCAGCGACCCCAACCAATACAACATATCCACCTTCACCAGCACCGACGTTCCAATCGAGACCGAAGCCCCCGAAGACGCTCACCTCGGCCGCGTCAACACGCCCATTCAGGCGCTCTCCCTGCCCGAACTCTGGCGCCGCGCTAACGCCATCAAGGCCTCTAGCGGCCACGAATCCTCCGTCTATCGCATCGAGTTCAACAAACGCTTCTCCTACCCCTTCGCCTGCCTTGTCCTCATGCTCGTCGGCGTTCCGCTAGGAATCTCCTCCAAACGTGGCGGTAAATCCACCGGCTTCGTCCTCACCATCCTGCTCGTCTTCATCTACTACTTCCTCTCTTCCGTTGGAGTAGCCTTCGCGCAATCAGGCAAGCTCTCTCCCTTCCTCGGTGTCTGGGGAGCGAACCTCCTCTTCGCCGCCGCCGGAGCCATCCTCCTCTATCAAATGTCCCGCGGAGGCATCGCCCTCAGCCTCGTCTCCACCATCGGCGTCTGGCTCAGCAAACTCATCACCCGCCTCACCAGCAACGGACACGAATCCGCCAACGTCCGCTCCAGATACGACGTCGCCACTCTCCTCCGCCGCTTCCGCAGCATCGTACGCATTCAATTCCCTCTCCTGCTCGACGACTACGTCATGCGCGAGTACGCCACCAACTTCGCCATCGTCCTCAGCTCCTTCTCCACACTCTTTCTCATCTTTACCTTCTTCGAGCTCATCGGCCCAATCTTCAAAAATCGCACGCCGCTCATCACCGTCGGCGAATACCTCGTCACGCTCATCCCTTACATCCTCTACAACATCACGCCCCTCTGCGCACTCGTCGCGGTCCTCGTTACCTTCGGCTCTCTCAGCCGAACCTCAGAGCTCACCGCCATGAAGTCCAGCGGCATCAGCCTCTACCGCATCATTACCCCTGTTTTGGTCGTCACCATCCTCATCTCCGCTGGCCTCTTTGCCTTCGACGAGCTCTACCTCCCCGCCGCCAACCGCCGCCAGGAAGCTCTCCTCTCCATCATCAAAGACAAACCCACCCAGACATTCTCGCGACCCGACCGCCAGTGGATCTCCGGCCAGACCAACAACGCCGGTGAACCCTCCCGCATCTTCTACTACCAGTACTTCAACGCCGAAAAAGATACCTTCGCCAACCTCACCGTCTTCGAGTTCGACCCCGCTTCCTTCACCCTCCAGCGCCGCATCTTCGCCGCAACCGCCCAATGGGACCCCAAAGTCAACAACTGGGTCTTCGACAACGGCTGGCAGCGCACCTTCTCCGGCGAGACCATCGCCAGTTATCAACCCTTCACCGTGGCCACCTTCCCCGAGATCCGCGAGCAACCCGGCTACTTCAAGAAGGAGTACATCCCCTCGCAGGAGATGAGCTACACCGAACTCTCGCGCTACATCACCGACCTCAAGCAGTCCGGCTTCGACACCAAGCGCCTCAGCGTCCAGCTCAACAAAAAAATCGCCTACCCACTGATTACCCTCGTCATGGCCATCCTCGCCATCCCCTTCGCTTTATCCATGGGTAAGAAAGGATCCCTCACCGGCATCGCCACAGCCATAGGCCTCGCCATCACCTACTGGGTCATCGCACTCATCTTCGAATCCCTCGGCAACGTCAACACCCTACCCGCAGTCCTCGCCGCCTGGACGCCCGATCTCCTCTTCAGCATCACCGGCGCCTATCTTCTCCTGCGCACACCGACGTAG
- a CDS encoding ArsR/SmtB family transcription factor: MFHALSDATRRAILRDVSREARTVGQIAEPYNMSLAAVSKHLQVLERADLIRREKKGNFRMVQLNADSLRAAQEWLAYYETFWTGQLDALQNYLETAETPGEDVRNGNSGDGSKEG; this comes from the coding sequence GTGTTTCATGCTCTTTCGGACGCTACGCGTCGCGCGATTCTGCGGGACGTGAGCCGGGAGGCCAGGACGGTGGGGCAGATTGCAGAGCCTTACAACATGTCGCTGGCGGCAGTGTCGAAGCATCTGCAGGTGCTGGAACGGGCGGATTTGATTCGGCGGGAGAAGAAGGGCAACTTTCGGATGGTGCAGTTGAATGCGGATAGTTTGCGGGCAGCGCAGGAGTGGCTTGCCTACTACGAAACATTCTGGACGGGCCAGTTGGATGCCCTCCAGAATTACCTGGAGACGGCGGAGACGCCGGGAGAGGATGTGCGGAATGGCAACTCTGGAGATGGATCAAAAGAAGGTTGA
- a CDS encoding response regulator transcription factor → MTEPTAPLIVLVEDEEHLAQGLLFNLQAEGYRTHHESDGDAALAYLLAEKNSPEERIAAIILDGMLPGTDGFTIVRALREAHHYTPVLMLTARSRPEEVLEGIEAGADDYLAKPFDLNILLVRLKSLLRRTAWQNAATPETPPPAVTDQTDEYAFNHRTIRFDTLELIAPNRITHLTLMEADLLRYLTEREGQIVSRSAILEDVWRVHEDTDTRAIDNFIVRLRRYIEDDPADPQHLVTVRGVGYRFLANP, encoded by the coding sequence ATGACCGAACCCACCGCCCCACTCATCGTTCTCGTAGAAGACGAAGAGCATCTCGCCCAGGGCCTCCTCTTCAACCTTCAGGCGGAAGGCTATCGCACCCATCACGAATCTGACGGCGACGCCGCCCTCGCATATCTCCTCGCCGAAAAAAACAGTCCCGAAGAACGCATCGCCGCCATCATCCTCGACGGCATGTTGCCCGGAACCGACGGCTTCACCATCGTCCGCGCACTCCGCGAAGCCCATCACTACACTCCCGTCCTCATGCTCACCGCCCGCTCCCGCCCCGAAGAGGTTCTCGAAGGCATCGAGGCCGGCGCCGACGACTACCTCGCCAAGCCCTTCGACCTCAACATCCTTCTTGTTCGCCTCAAATCACTACTCCGCCGCACTGCCTGGCAGAACGCCGCAACCCCAGAGACTCCACCGCCCGCCGTCACGGATCAAACGGATGAATACGCCTTCAATCACCGCACCATCCGATTCGACACCCTGGAACTCATCGCACCCAATCGCATCACCCACCTCACCCTGATGGAGGCCGATCTTCTCCGCTATCTCACCGAGCGAGAAGGCCAGATCGTCTCGCGATCAGCCATTCTTGAAGACGTCTGGCGAGTCCACGAAGACACGGACACCCGTGCCATCGACAACTTTATCGTCCGACTCCGCCGCTACATCGAAGACGATCCCGCCGATCCCCAACACCTCGTCACCGTCCGCGGCGTCGGCTACCGCTTCCTCGCCAATCCCTAG
- a CDS encoding SRPBCC family protein, giving the protein MATLEMDQKKVDGSALKLELTRVIRASRARVYEAWTRPEILQKWHAPGDMNFVSATLDVREGGTYEVLSQGMMCAKEGMTDEERKRQVAVRGQYLRVIPNELLQFTWNGSWAPTETSMVTVFLRDVEGGTEIRLQHEQFATESSRDGHGMGWESLFGKLATALEG; this is encoded by the coding sequence ATGGCAACTCTGGAGATGGATCAAAAGAAGGTTGACGGAAGCGCTTTGAAGCTTGAGTTGACGCGGGTGATTCGGGCGAGCAGGGCACGGGTCTACGAGGCTTGGACGCGGCCGGAGATCTTGCAGAAATGGCATGCGCCGGGCGATATGAATTTTGTGAGCGCCACGCTCGATGTGCGCGAGGGGGGAACTTACGAAGTTTTATCGCAGGGGATGATGTGTGCCAAGGAGGGGATGACGGACGAAGAGAGAAAGCGTCAAGTAGCGGTTCGTGGGCAGTATTTAAGGGTGATTCCGAACGAGCTGCTGCAGTTTACGTGGAACGGAAGTTGGGCTCCAACGGAAACCTCGATGGTGACGGTGTTTCTGAGAGATGTCGAGGGCGGAACGGAGATACGGTTGCAGCATGAACAGTTCGCTACGGAGAGCTCGCGAGATGGTCATGGGATGGGCTGGGAGAGCTTGTTTGGGAAGCTGGCTACGGCGCTGGAGGGCTGA